The proteins below are encoded in one region of Plasmodium relictum strain SGS1 genome assembly, chromosome: 5:
- a CDS encoding alpha tubulin 2, putative has product MREVISIHVGQAGIQIGNACWELFCLEHGIQPDGQMPSDQVVAGGDDAFNTFFSETGAGKHVPRCVFVDLEPTVVDEVRTGTYRQLFHPEQLISGKEDAANNFARGHYTIGKEIVDICLDRVRKLADNCTGLQGFLMFNAVGGGTGSGLGCLLLERLAIDYGKKSKLNFCSWPSPQVSTAVVEPYNSVLSTHSLLEHTDVAIMLDNEAIYDICKKNLDIERPTYTNLNRLIAQVISSLTASLRFDGALNVDVTEFQTNLVPYPRIHFMLSSYAPIISAEKAYHEQLSVSEITNSAFEPASMMAKCDPRHGKYMACCLMYRGDVVPKDVNAAVATIKTKRSIQFVDWCPTGFKCGINYQPPTVVPGGDLAKVMRAVCMISNSTAIAEVFSRMDQKFDLMYAKRAFVHWYVGEGMEEGEFSEAREDLAALEKDYEEVGIESNEGEGEDEGYE; this is encoded by the exons atgagagAAGTTATTAGTATACATGTAGGTCAGGCAGGTATTCAAATAGGAAATGCTTGCTG gGAATTATTTTGCTTAGAGCATGGAATTCAGCCAGATGGTCAGATGCCAAGTGATCAAGTAGTAGCAGGAGGAGATGATGCATTCAACACATTTTTTTCAGAAACAGGAGCAGGAAAgcat GTTCCACGTTGTGTTTTTGTTGACTTAGAGCCAACTGTTGTAGATGAAGTAAGAACTGGAACATATCGCCAATTATTTCATCCTGAACAGTTAATATCAGGAAAAGAAGATGCAGCAAATAATTTTGCTCGAGGACATTATACTATAGGCAAGGAAATTGTTGATATATGTTTGGATAGAGTGAGAAAATTAGCTGATAACTGCACAGGATTACAAGGGTTTTTAATGTTTAATGCAGTAGGAGGTGGTACAGGAAGTGGACTTGGTTGTTTGTTACTAGAAAGATTAGCAATTGATTATGGAAAGAAATcgaaattaaatttttgttcATGGCCATCTCCTCAAGTATCGACTGCTGTAGTTGAACCTTACAATTCAGTTTTATCAACACATTCTTTACTAGAGCATACTGATGTAGCAATTATGCTTGACAATGAAGCTATCTAtgatatatgtaaaaaaaatctaGATATAGAAAGACCAACTTATACAAATTTAAATAGGCTAATAGCTCAAGTTATTTCATCTTTGACTGCATCGCTAAGATTTGATGGTGCATTAAATGTTGATGTAACAGAATTTCAAACGAATTTAGTACCTTATCCAAGAATTCACTTTATGTTATCATCTTACGCTCCTATAATAAGTGCAGAAAAGGCATATCATGAACAGCTATCTGTATCAGAAATAACCAATTCAGCATTCGAACCTGCATCTATGATGGCTAAATGTGATCCTAGACATGGTAAATACATGGCTTGTTGTTTAATGTACAGAGGAGATGTAGTACCAAAGGATGTAAATGCAGCTGTTGCTacaataaaaacaaaaagatcAATTCAATTTGTTGACTGGTGCCCTACTGGTTTTAAATGTGGTATTAATTATCAACCACCCACTGTTGTTCCAGGAGGTGATTTAGCAAAAGTTATGAGAGCAGTTTGTATGATTAGTAATTCTACTGCTATAGCTGAAGTATTTTCAAGAATGGACCAGAAATTCGATTTAATGTATGCAAAAAGAGCTTTTGTTCATTGGTATGTAGGAGAAGGTATGGAAGAAGGAGAGTTTAGTGAAGCAAGAGAAGACTTAGCTGCCTTAGAAAAAGATTATGAAGAAGTAGGCATTGAATCAAATGAAGGTGAAGGAGAAGATGAAGGATATGAATAA
- the RPS19 gene encoding 40S ribosomal protein S19, putative: protein MAEEFTEEIATVNKRLLEPVPFVRTNNCIKDVDAELFIKSYANYLKLHNKITFPKWCNFVKTGKGRKLAPLNEDWYFIKASSILRRLYLHPDIGIGYLRRQFSYKQRRGVAPNHTSLAGGKILRSILQQFENIGYVEQNPKKKGRRLTTKGENAINNFARYINKKVYKLDKE, encoded by the exons atg gcAGAAGAATTTACTGAAGAAATCGCTACAGTAAATAAAAGGTTATTAGAACCAGTACCTTTTGTAAGAACAAATAATTGCATAAAAGATGTAGATGctgaattatttattaaatcttatgcaaattatttaaaactacataataaaataacatttcCTAAATGGTGTAATTTTGTTAAAACTGGAAAAGGCAGAAAATTGGCTCCTTTAAATGAAGATTGGTATTTCATCAAAGCTTCAAGTATATTAAGAAGATTATATTTACATCCAGATATAGGAATTGGATATTTGAGAAGGCAATTCAGTTATAAACAAAGAAGAGGAGTTGCTCCTAATCATACAAGTTTAGCAGGaggaaaaattttaagatcAATTTTACAACAATTCGAGAATATAGGTTACGTCGAACAAAATCCAAAGAAAAAAGGAAGAAGATTAACAACAAAAGGAGAAAATGCTATAAATAACTTTGCCAGATATATCAacaaaaaagtatataaattagataaagaataa
- the BRR2 gene encoding pre-mRNA-splicing helicase BRR2, putative — translation MAEEYEKFKRFEYRMNSNLVLQREGPIPNHNEPTGESESLVGKIKYKMGDKVEYGKPKDLVSKDDYRRYKRKDNFLDKKSKKIKRSAKEKSVLNINIHDIFLYKPTTKYTEQIYSKILNNIRNMIGDNTCDIINSACNEIIYILKSDNLNDEEKKQEVENALEVNITDEKFIELNNLSKEIYDFNKKEENEDIENEEGVAVVFEEDDDYYDLKKRRKDTNEKRDDFSDINELSDYNEEEEEEDSEEDDDEAMNEEDEDIKDSEEEKIDEEEEKKNKKIYKENKSKDDKENDSDQNAYDDIEKKKKKKEKEIMYIKKKKNKFENHLSLKNVNKNFDYKNKNMENYDLDTNTIDAHWLQRELNKIFTDPSLCLEKEKEVLNILKIYDIQECENKLVNILKYENFSIAKLLIKNRWKIYYCTLLGQAQTEKEENEIMDQMKKTEEGEEILEELKNFKNVKKNKQSEFAKSMRKEADNLFNKKKYENNKKNSFSEQKVIHDDDEVKDREEDELNPNFYDSEKEDKEDKEMNDYEDDDEDEEDDEDEEDDEDEEDEKENETSKKLNKKHKYDKLNVKKEKKSKKISDIIPDNFKGKYIDLEKVETKQRNNDFFNKEVMLPSDSKRIEKKDYDEIIITSIKDNSCNINKKKSNKYNYYTSPDEVKLISINELPEWTHEIFTCVNINKLNAIQSKVFDTAFNKYEENMLICAPTGSGKTNIALLCILNVINSYRLRSGNIDRKNFKIIYISPMKALVNEQVQSFNLRLKCLNIKVSELTGDVHLSSKEIDDSQIIVMTPEKFEIISRKWNEKILLQKIKLIIFDEIHLLNEIRGNILESIITRINRYIDNMLIYDYTAEDNTTFNKEKKSSHDKDDDIIIQKKKIRLVGLSATLPNYEDVGLFLRADLRKGVFYFDYSFRPVQLEQYYIGIKEKKGIKKYALMNELTYEKVLEEAGKNQILIFVHSRKETYRTAKILIDKFMKSDNLSKFLIDKKISTEILLSEKEAIVNDELKEILPFGFGIHHAGLKRTDRKLVEDLFSDRHLQVLISTSTLAWGINLPAHTVIIKGTSVYNINIGDFDELSPMDILQMVGRSGRPQYDKSGKAIIITDHKNLQLYLSLNNEQLYIESTLLSNIVNIINAEIVLRNIQNFKDAINWFNYTYMYIRMIKNPSLYGVPVSEKYDNQEYLNNKDNYDMLMQKINKRIYNIIYSSFLILEKYDLIKYNKKLNSVSSTYIGKISSYYYVDYKSIDLYNKKLSKHTNEIDLLKVFTMSEEFKNIFVREEEKVELSILMEKLPIPVKESINIPFTKINILLQLYLSNITLSGYIINADLVYIHQNALRIFRSFFEISLKKNSYNLIALTLKFSKMIERRMWSTMTPLRQFGLLSNELIRIIEKKNISFKNYISMNLNEYITIFKNKKIAKNIYKLVHHFPKIELNAYIQPINHKILKVELNITPDFIYNPKYHGYFMLFWVFVFDISNENILHYDLFTLKKNHKSNFLTGKEEKDMYSDSLDEHLLTFFLPINENPFYIVKVISDKWLECECTINLYLNDLILPSKNFYSTQLLDLQPLPINSLKFDLAKRFFLNRNIEYFSPINTQIFSSVYENNGNVIICNSTSKYYLIPVELAIIKMIKFLFELNSYIKKYIRKEEDLLKIINDKKLTDIIYNNPLEFVKVVYIAPLEDIVLKTYKNWISFKNTFNLKMCILSGDIQVDMKLLQKNNIILCTPDKYDNISKKWRRKKILQNVNLYIFDHIELLDTPNGAIMEIVISRIRYISTQLQLNKSQNKGNKMNDNTLSFEELNIGEDKENFVHNINKLQNLTIDNIYDNIGLNRILCLSSCSLYNCKDFSEWIGCKKNDYFNFLSTVRNIPIEIYLHAVNIMNKQNRYISMQRQVYQNIRKLKKKKNVIIFVTEQKLCKTLALDLILSAYNDNYHFYSIFQNYETSNKKKENNLGRNSEYMNSNSEFYDAEYNSKKKERNLNIQEIVENNMSKIDNSKKYGSKKQNKTKQEMEEESNIESREDIFDYIYDKMLVEFMKKGICYLHSNMTETERKIVEMLFDKKAIQILIVSYDYIYSLNAYGNNIIILDTIITHFNNKEEDYSIQNILEMISYAGRQNEDVKSYVYIYTYITKKEYYKNFIYEPLTVESSIEDYLPNFLNNEIVMSTIENFQDAIDWLTWSFFYRRIKKNPNYYGLKGISNEHISDYLSELIENNMEILSFANCIHIEEQTMNIKPFNLGIISSFYNIDYHTIQFFNQYILSLRTLKKSKILEIVCLSNIFNDILKINTHDIYLCLKIAKSCNIEVTYEFLKLSLNYENFLKNDESNNKENNKSEENKKDQYINLINFVSVPTYFTANLKALIILHAHVNRYSIPVNYIEETKNILLKTFKLINSLIDVISSNNILNFCLFVMEVSQMLTQSLKNTDESNLYQLPYFDYQLVKKAKDVGIVDVYDLINAEDDKRDILLKHLSENQKSEIANVCNIFPIIEVQYEIDLNKSYKVNEIAQLNLSIERDLTDDTINFAHSLFLPFEKEEMWWIVIGIKKMNLLLSIKKVSLLKSVNNIKINFELPDKPNIYDVVIYVVNDSYIGCDQEYEFQINVEE, via the coding sequence ATGGCAGAGGAATATGAAAAGTTCAAAAGGTTTGAATATCGTATGAATTCAAACCTAGTTTTACAAAGAGAAGGCCCAATACCTAATCATAATGAACCTACTGGAGAAAGTGAAAGTTTAGTtgggaaaataaaatataagatGGGTGATAAGGTGGAATATGGAAAACCAAAAGATTTAGTAAGTAAAGATGATTATAgaagatataaaagaaaagataattttcttgataaaaaaagtaagaaaataaagagaagtgctaaagaaaaaagtgttctgaatattaatattcatgatatttttttatacaaacCAACTACTAAGTACACTGAACAAATTTatagtaaaattttaaataatattagaaATATGATAGGTGATAATACATGTGATATTATTAACAGTGCATgtaatgaaataatatatattttaaaaagtgataatttaaatgatgaagaaaaaaaacaagaAGTAGAAAATGCATTAGAAGTGAATATAACTGACGAAAAATTTATTGAGTTAAACAATTTATctaaagaaatatatgattttaataaaaaagaagaaaatgaagatatcGAAAATGAAGAAGGTGTTGCTGTTGTTTTTGAAGAAGATGATGATTATTAtgacttaaaaaaaagaagaaaagatacaaatgaaaaaagagaTGATTTTAGTGATATAAACGAATTAAGTGACTAcaatgaagaagaagaagaagaagacaGTGAAGAAGATGATGATGAAGCGATGaatgaagaagatgaagacATAAAAGATAGTGAGGAAGAAAAAATcgatgaagaagaagaaaaaaaaaataagaaaatatataaagaaaataaaagtaaagatgataaagaaaatgatagtGATCAAAATGCTTACgatgatatagaaaaaaaaaaaaagaaaaaagaaaaagaaattatgtatattaaaaaaaaaaaaaataaatttgaaaatcatttaagtttaaaaaatgtaaataaaaatttcgattataagaataaaaatatggaaaATTATGATTTAGATACCAATACTATTGATGCTCATTGGCTACAGagagaattaaataaaatatttactgATCCATCTTTATgcttagaaaaagaaaaagaagttttaaatattttaaaaatatatgacaTACAAGAATGTGAAAATAAACttgttaatatattaaaatatgaaaatttttctaTTGCTAAATTATTAATCAAAAATAGAtggaaaatttattattgcACCTTATTAGGTCAAGCACAAacagaaaaagaagaaaatgaaataatggACCAAATGAAAAAAACGGAAGAAGGAGAGGAAATAttagaagaattaaaaaattttaaaaatgttaaaaagaATAAGCAAAGTGAATTTGCAAAATCAATGAGAAAAGAAGCAgataatttattcaataaGAAAAagtatgaaaataataaaaaaaattctttttcagAACAAAAGGTAATACATGATGACGACGAAGTAAAGGATAGAGAAGAAGATGAATTAAATCCTAATTTTTATGATTCAGAAAAGGAGGATAAAGAAGATAAAGAAATGAATGATTATGAAGATgatgatgaagatgaagaagatgatgaagatgaagaagatgatgaagatgaagaagatgagaaagaaaatgaaacatcaaaaaaattaaataagaaacataaatatgataaattaaatgtaaaaaaagagaagaaaagtaaaaaaatttcagaTATAATTCCTGATAATTTTAAGGGAAAATATATAGATTTGGAAAAGGTGGAAACCAAACAAAGaaataatgatttttttaataaagaagTTATGCTACCATCAGATAGTAAAAGAATAGAAAAGAAAGATTATGATGAAATTATAATTACGAGTATAAAGGATAACAGttgtaatattaataaaaaaaaaagtaataaatataattattacacTTCACCGGATGAAGTAAAATTGATTTCTATTAATGAATTACCTGAATGGACTCATGAAATTTTTACATGcgtaaatattaataaattaaatgcaATACAATCTAAAGTATTTGATACTGCTTTTAACaaatatgaagaaaatatgtTAATTTGTGCACCAACAGGATCAGGAAAAACTAATATTGCTTTGTTATGTATATTAAATGTTATTAATAGCTATAGATTAAGAAGTGGAAACATTGATAGaaagaattttaaaataatatatatatctccTATGAAAGCTTTGGTTAATGAACAAGTTcaatcttttaatttaagATTAAAATgcttaaatataaaagtaagTGAATTAACAGGAGACGTCCATTTAAGTAGTAAAGAAATAGATGATAGCCAAATTATTGTTATGACCCCGGAGaaatttgaaataataaGTCGTAAATggaatgaaaaaatattattgcaaaaaataaaattaattatatttgatGAAATTCATTTACTTAATGAAATTAGAGGAAATATATTAGAGAGTATTATAACACGTATAAATAGGTACATAGATAATATGTTGATTTATGACTACACTGCAGAAGATAATACAACATTTAacaaagaaaagaaaagttCTCATGATAAGGATGATGATataattatacaaaaaaaaaaaattcgtTTAGTTGGCTTGTCAGCAACATTGCCTAATTATGAAGATGTAGGATTATTTTTGCGAGCAGATTTACGTAAGggagttttttattttgattattCTTTTAGGCCAGTACAACTAGAACAGTACTATATTgggataaaagaaaaaaaaggaataaaaaaGTATGCGTTAATGAATGAGTTAACATATGAAAAGGTATTAGAAGAAGCAGGAAAAAatcaaatattaattttcGTTCATAGCAGAAAAGAAACTTATAGAACtgcaaaaatattaatagacAAATTTATGAAAAGTGATAATCtaagtaaatttttaattgataaaaaaatatctacGGAAATTCTATTATCAGAAAAAGAAGCAATAGTTAATgatgaattaaaagaaattctTCCTTTTGGTTTTGGAATACATCATGCAGGTTTAAAAAGAACTGATAGAAAGTTAGTGGAAGATTTATTTTCTGATAGACATTTGCAAGTGTTAATTTCTACTAGTACCTTAGCATGGGGTATTAATTTACCTGCACATACAGTTATTATAAAAGGAACTAGTgtttataatattaacatAGGAGATTTTGATGAATTATCTCCAATGGATATATTACAAATGGTTGGAAGATCAGGTAGACCTCAGTATGATAAAAGTGGTAAAGCAATAATTATTACTGatcataaaaatttacaGCTATACTTATCTTTAAATAATGAGCAATTATATATTGAATCTACATTATTAAGTAATattgtaaatataataaatgcaGAAATTGTTTTAAgaaatattcaaaattttaaagatgCTATTAATTGGTTTAATTATACTTATATGTACATACGTATGATAAAAAATCCTTCATTATACGGTGTTCCAGTTAgtgaaaaatatgataatcaagaatatttaaataataaggaTAATTATGATATGTTAatgcaaaaaataaataaaagaatttataacattatttattcatcatttttaatattagaaaaatatgatttaataaaatataataaaaaattaaatagtgTAAGCAGTACTTATATAGGTAAAATCAGTAGTTACTATTATGTAGATTATAAATCAATAGatttatataacaaaaaattaagtaaacATACTAATgaaattgatttattaaaagtatTTACGATGAGTGAGGAatttaagaatatatttgttcgagaagaagaaaaagtgGAGTTATCAATACTCATGGAAAAATTGCCTATACCAGTAAAAGAATCTATTAACATTCCATTTACAAAGATAAATATACTTTTACAGCTATATTTATCAAATATAACTTTAAGTGGTTATATAATTAACGCAGATCTAGTATATATTCATCAAAATGCATTACGTATTTTTCGttcattttttgaaatatccttaaaaaaaaattcatataatttaattgctttaactttaaaattttctaagATGATTGAAAGGAGAATGTGGAGTACTATGACCCCATTAAGGCAATTTGGCTTGTTAAGTAATGAATTAATTCgaattattgaaaaaaaaaatataagtttcAAAAACTATATTTCTATGAATTTGAATGAGtatataacaatttttaaaaataaaaaaattgctaAAAATATCTATAAATTAGTGCATCATTTTCCTAAAATAGAATTAAATGCATATATACAGCCAAttaatcataaaattttaaaagttgaattaaatataacacccgattttatatataaccCTAAGTATCATGgttattttatgttattttggGTATTTGTATTTGATATttctaatgaaaatatattacattatgatttatttactctaaaaaaaaatcataaaagCAATTTTTTAACTGggaaagaagaaaaagatatgTATTCTGATAGCTTGGATGAACATTtacttacattttttttacctATTAATGAAAACCCATTTTATATTGTTAAAGTTATTTCAGACAAATGGTTAGAATGTGAATGTACTATTAACTTATATCTTAATGATTTAATTTTGCCATCGAAGAACTTTTATTCTACTCAGTTATTAGATTTGCAACCTCTACCAATAAATTCCTTAAAATTTGATTTAGCAAAAagattctttttaaatagaaACATAGAATATTTTAGTCCAATCAACACTCAAATTTTTTCATCAGTATACGAAAATAATGGAAATGTCATTATATGCAATTCTACTTCAAAATACTATTTAATACCAGTAGAATTGgcaattataaaaatgatcaaatttttatttgaattaaatagttatattaaaaaatatattagaaaagaagaagatttattgaaaataattaatgataaaaagttaacagatataatttataataatccTTTGGAGTTTGTTAAAGTAGTATATATCGCTCCACTTGAAGATATTGTTTTAAAGACATACAAAAATTGGATTTCctttaaaaatacatttaattTGAAAATGTGTATTTTAAGTGGAGATATTCAAGTAGATATGAAGTTAttgcaaaaaaataatattattttatgtacTCCGGataaatatgataatatatctaaaaaatggagaagaaaaaaaattttacaaaatgttaatttatatatttttgatcATATTGAATTATTAGATACACCAAATGGAGCTATTATGGAAATAGTAATTAGTAGAATCAGATATATATCAACACAATTACAATTAAATAAATCTCAGAACAAAGgtaataaaatgaatgatAATACATTATCCTttgaagaattaaatatagGAGAGGATAAAGAAAACTTTGttcataatataaataaattacaaaatttaaccatagataatatatatgataatatAGGTTTAAACAGAATTTTATGTTTGTCTAGTTGTTCTTTATATAACTGCAAAGATTTCTCTGAATGGATTGGTtgcaaaaaaaatgattattttaactttttgtCAACAGTTAGAAATATCCcaatagaaatatatttacatgcagttaatataatgaataagcaaaatagatatatatcTATGCAAAGACAAGTATAccaaaatataagaaaattaaaaaaaaaaaaaaatgtaattataTTTGTTACAGAACAGAAGTTATGTAAAACATTAGCTTTggatttaattttatctgcATATAACGATAATTACCATTTTTACtcaatttttcaaaattatgaaacatcaaataaaaaaaaagaaaataatttggGCAGAAATAGTGAATATATGAATAGTAACAGTGAATTTTATGATGCAGAATAtaattccaaaaaaaaagaaagaaatttGAATATTCAAGAAATAGTTGAGAATAATATGTCAAAAATAGATAACTCAAAAAAATATGGTAgtaaaaaacaaaacaaaacaaaacaaGAAATGGAAGAAGAATCAAACATTGAGTCAAGGGAAGATATTTttgattatatatatgataaaatgCTAGTagaatttatgaaaaaaggTATATGCTATTTACATAGTAATATGACAGAAACAGAAAGAAAAATAGTGGAGATGTTATTTGATAAAAAGGCGATACAAATTTTAATTGTTTCTTATGATTACATATATAGTTTAAATGCATATGgaaataatattatcataTTAGATACAATAATAActcattttaataataaagaagagGATTATAGtattcaaaatatattagaaatGATAAGTTATGCTGGAAGGCAAAATGAAGATGTGAAatcatatgtatatatttatacatatataaccAAAAAGGAGTATTATAAGAACTTTATATATGAACCTTTAACTGTAGAATCTAGCATTGAGGATTATTTAcccaattttttaaataatgaaatagtAATGAGTACTATTGAAAACTTTCAAGATGCTATTGATTGGCTAACATggtcttttttttataggagaataaaaaaaaatcccaACTACTACGGTTTGAAAGGCATATCGAACGAGCATATATCTGATTATTTATCTGAGTTAATTGAAAATAACATGgaaatattatcatttgCTAATTGTATACATATTGAAGAACAAACTATGAATATAAAACCATTTAATTTAGGTATTATATCCTCTTTTTACAATATAGATTATCATacaattcaattttttaatcAATATATATTGTCATTAagaacattaaaaaaaagtaaaattttgGAAATAGTATGCCTATCGAATATTTTCAAtgatattttgaaaattaaCACACATGATATATATCTATGCTTAAAAATAGCTAAAAGCTGTAATATTGAAGTTACGTATGAGTTTTTAAAACTAtctttaaattatgaaaactttttaaaaaatgatgaaagtaataataaagaaaataataaatcagaagaaaataaaaaagatcaatacattaatttaataaattttgtttCTGTTCCTACATATTTCACAGCTAATTTAAAagctttaataattttacacGCACATGTAAATAGATACAGCATACCTGTAAACTATAttgaagaaacaaaaaatattttattaaaaacatttaaattaattaattcattaattGATGTTATAAgtagtaataatattttgaatttCTGTCTTTTTGTAATGGAAGTTTCTCAAATGTTGACTCAAAGTCTGAAAAATACTGATGAATCTAACTTATATCAATTACCTTATTTTGATTATCAGTTAGTAAAAAAAGCGAAAGATGTAGGAATAGTGGACGTTTATGACTTAATTAATGCAGAAGATGATAAAAgagatattttattaaagcaTTTAAGTGAAAATCAAAAGAGTGAAATAGCTAATGTATGTAACATCTTTCCTATAATAGAAGTTCAATATGAAATTGATTTGAATAAATCGTATAAGGTTAATGAAATTGCTCAATTAAATTTATCAATTGAAAGAGATCTAACAGATGATACAATTAATTTCGCTCATTCTCTATTTTTGCCATTTGAGAAGGAAGAGATGTGGTGGATTGTAATaggtattaaaaaaatgaatttgcttttatcaattaaaaaagtatCTTTACTAAAATCAgttaataacataaaaataaatttcgAATTACCTGATAAACCAAATATTTATGATGTTGTAATTTATGTAGTAAATGATTCTTATATTGGTTGTGATCAAGAATATGAATTTCAAATTAATGTAGAGGAGtaa
- a CDS encoding eukaryotic initiation factor, putative, translated as MEKDDYYKSSEKYEICTSFENIGIDEGLLRGIYAYGFEKPSAIQQRGIKPILSGRDVILQSQSGTGKTCVFALGALNCVNRNLNETQVIILSPTRELAEQTQKVCLALADYIHVTIYCCIGGKKISDDIKALNNGVHIISGTPGRIYHMLNLRHLKCKYIKQLVIDEADEMLNKGFKEQVYDIYRFLSPNTQIILSSATLPQEVLEITNKFMHKPVKILVKRDELTLEGIKQFFVSIEKEQWKYETLADLYESLTITQAIVFCNTKLKVDWLTKKMLESNFTVCKMHAGMSQSERDDIMLKFRQCKFRVLISTDIWGRGLDVQEVSLVVNYDLPNSRESYIHRIGRSGRFGRKGVAINFVKNDDIKILRDIEQYYSTQIDEMPMNITELL; from the coding sequence atggaaaaGGATGATTATTATAAATCTTCAGAAAAGTATGAAATATGTACAAGTTTTGAAAATATAGGAATAGATGAAGGTTTGTTAAGGGGAATTTATGCATATGGCTTTGAAAAACCATCAGCAATTCAACAAAGAGGTATAAAGCCAATTTTGAGTGGCCGTGATGTGATTTTACAAAGTCAAAGTGGAACAGGGAAAACTTGCGTTTTTGCTTTGGGAGCTTTGAATTGTGTTAATAGAAATTTAAATGAGACACAagtaattattttatctCCAACAAGAGAGTTAGCAGAACAAACTCAGAAAGTATGTCTAGCTTTGGCTGATTATATTCATGTAACTATTTATTGTTGTATAggaggaaaaaaaattagcgATGATATAAAGGCATTAAATAACGGAGTTCATATTATTAGTGGTACTCCAGGAAGAATATATCATATGCTTAACTTAAGACActtaaaatgtaaatatattaaacaaCTAGTTATAGATGAAGCAGATGAAATGCTAAACAAAGGATTTAAAGAACAAGTTTATGATATTTATCGATTTTTATCTCCAAATACTCAGATTATATTATCATCAGCTACTTTACCACAAGAAGTGTTAGAAATAACTAATAAATTTATGCATAAACCAGTGAAGATTTTGGTAAAAAGAGATGAATTAACTTTAGAAGGTATTAAGCAATTTTTTGTATCAATTGAAAAAGAACAGTGGAAATATGAAACGTTGGCCGATTTATATGAAAGTTTAACTATTACACAAGCTATTGTCTTTTGCAATACTAAACTAAAAGTAGATTGgctaacaaaaaaaatgttagAATCAAATTTTACTGTGTGTAAAATGCATGCAGGAATGAGTCAAAGTGAAAGAGATGATATTATGCTAAAGTTTAGACAATGCAAATTTCGTGTTTTAATATCTACTGATATATGGGGAAGAGGGTTAGATGTACAAGAAGTTTCATTAGTTGTTAATTATGATTTACCAAATTCAAGAGAAAGTTACATTCATAGAATTGGTAGAAGTGGAAGATTTGGAAGAAAAGGAGTTGCCATCAATTTTGTTAAAAATgatgatataaaaattttaagagaTATTGAACAATATTATTCAACTCAAATTGATGAAATGCCTATGAACATAACAgaattgttataa